A stretch of the Actinoalloteichus fjordicus genome encodes the following:
- a CDS encoding YlbL family protein — MNRRTWTLVVSALLVAVFGLLGAFVRVPYVALGPGPTYDTLGEMTLGEGGEAEEVISIGEGPDVFAPDGQLRMTTVSVTTELSLFGALGLWGSGRYALAPEEEFYPPDRTQEDVENENRQAFETSQTSAESAALRHLGYPTFVSVGQVVADGPSEGVLEPGDRILSVHGTETVDDQQVQDSLTETAPGDEVSVVISRDGAERTETVVLGANEGRSHGFLGIVPVTEPEVDFDIDIELSEVGGPSAGLIFALAIVDKLEEGDLTGGATVAGTGEITSNGRVGPIGGIQFKMRAAREEGATVFLVPADNCVEAVPNAPDGLRLVRVETLAGAIDSLESLAEGGDAPTCG; from the coding sequence GTGAATCGCCGAACCTGGACCCTTGTGGTCAGCGCCCTGCTGGTCGCCGTATTCGGCCTCCTCGGTGCCTTCGTCAGGGTGCCCTACGTCGCGCTCGGTCCCGGACCGACCTACGACACGCTGGGTGAGATGACCCTCGGCGAGGGCGGCGAGGCCGAAGAGGTCATCTCGATCGGCGAGGGACCGGACGTCTTCGCGCCGGATGGTCAACTGCGGATGACCACGGTCTCGGTCACCACGGAGCTGTCTCTGTTCGGCGCACTGGGCCTGTGGGGGAGCGGTCGATACGCGCTGGCGCCGGAGGAGGAGTTCTACCCGCCGGACCGCACGCAGGAGGACGTCGAGAACGAGAACCGACAGGCCTTCGAGACCTCGCAGACCAGCGCGGAGAGCGCCGCGCTGCGCCACCTCGGCTACCCCACCTTCGTCTCCGTCGGCCAGGTCGTCGCGGACGGGCCGAGCGAGGGGGTGCTGGAGCCGGGCGACCGCATCCTCTCCGTGCACGGCACCGAGACGGTCGACGACCAGCAGGTGCAGGACTCGCTGACCGAGACCGCGCCCGGCGACGAGGTGAGCGTGGTGATCTCCCGCGACGGTGCGGAGCGCACCGAGACGGTGGTACTCGGCGCCAACGAGGGCCGGTCCCACGGCTTCCTCGGCATCGTTCCCGTCACCGAGCCGGAGGTCGACTTCGACATCGACATCGAGCTGTCCGAGGTCGGCGGGCCCTCGGCGGGCCTGATCTTCGCGCTCGCGATCGTCGACAAGCTGGAGGAGGGCGACCTCACCGGCGGCGCCACGGTCGCGGGGACCGGCGAGATCACCTCGAACGGCAGAGTCGGCCCGATCGGCGGCATCCAGTTCAAGATGCGGGCCGCGCGGGAGGAGGGCGCGACCGTGTTCCTCGTGCCCGCCGACAACTGTGTCGAGGCGGTGCCCAACGCGCCCGACGGTCTGCGACTGGTCCGGGTGGAGACGCTGGCGGGCGCGATCGACTCGTTGGAGAGCCTTGCCGAGGGCGGCGACGCTCCCACCTGCGGCTGA
- a CDS encoding PPA1309 family protein produces MVNEPAPDLSATLPAAAREVEDFVSTGGWDQPTQLFALVRTEELLSREPGLADRIDSAASLTPIAQDELPDGDLGEALAGIVWPDGVDGCALAQEIVVLPPEAEAELPTDEDAELARRIAAEHPHRREARVVAAVLRDGTAACVLRLRGEAAGEGDEEIIEHPELAPNLVDALRATFRP; encoded by the coding sequence GTGGTCAACGAGCCCGCTCCCGATCTGTCCGCCACGCTGCCCGCCGCCGCGCGCGAAGTGGAGGACTTCGTCTCCACCGGCGGCTGGGATCAGCCCACCCAACTCTTCGCCCTGGTCCGAACCGAAGAGCTGCTCTCGCGGGAACCGGGACTCGCGGACCGGATCGACAGCGCGGCGTCGCTGACGCCCATCGCCCAGGACGAGCTGCCCGATGGTGATCTCGGCGAGGCCCTGGCAGGCATCGTCTGGCCGGACGGCGTGGACGGATGCGCGCTGGCGCAGGAGATCGTGGTCCTGCCGCCGGAGGCCGAGGCGGAACTCCCCACCGATGAGGACGCCGAACTGGCCAGGCGCATCGCGGCGGAGCACCCGCACCGCAGGGAGGCCAGGGTCGTCGCCGCCGTGCTGCGCGACGGCACTGCGGCGTGCGTCCTGCGACTGCGCGGCGAGGCGGCGGGCGAAGGAGACGAGGAGATCATCGAACATCCCGAGCTGGCGCCCAACCTCGTCGACGCGCTGCGGGCGACCTTCCGGCCCTGA